A single region of the Nicotiana sylvestris chromosome 6, ASM39365v2, whole genome shotgun sequence genome encodes:
- the LOC138870942 gene encoding uncharacterized protein, with amino-acid sequence MQGLGGQVSVAYKDLCLFPDVQLPMGFKMPKFDLYDGHGDPVAHLRGFYSKMRGAGGKDELSMAYFSQSLSGATLEWYTCQYHSRWYTWDNLAQAFARHFQYIEIVPDHLSLTKIENKPSESFREYGFHWREQTALKPTYFGHLISAIGKSFNEVVKMGGMVEEGLKSSKIMSYSAIKETTQAIQNGNGGVIGKKKKEDVATVDSGS; translated from the exons atgcagggattgggaggccaggtgagcgtagcctacaaagatttgtgtctatttcccgatgttcaGTTGCCTATGGGGTTTAAGATgccgaagtttgatttgtatgatgggcacggagacccggtggcccatttgaggggattctacagtaaaatgagaggagccggtgggaaagatgagttgtcgatggcatactttagccagagtctgagtggcgCAACATTGGAATGGTACACTTGTCAGTATCATagcagatggtatacctgggataatttggcccaagcatttgctcgtcatttccagtacatcgagattgttccagatcatttgtctttGACTAAAATTGAGAataagcctagtgaaagtttcagggaatacggTTTTCACTGGAGAGAACAAACG GCTCTGAAGCCTACCTACTTTGGCCATTTGATATCGGCCATAGGAAAGTCTTTCAATGAGGTAGtaaagatgggtggcatggtggaagaagggcttaaatcaagcaaaatcatgagctactcggCCATCAAAgaaactacccaagccattcagaatGGTAATGGAGGAGtgatcggaaagaagaagaaagaagatgtggcaacagTTGATTCAGGATCATAG